Proteins from a genomic interval of Perognathus longimembris pacificus isolate PPM17 chromosome 14, ASM2315922v1, whole genome shotgun sequence:
- the Nfkbia gene encoding NF-kappa-B inhibitor alpha, translating to MFQAAEHALEWAAEGPRDGLKKERLLDDRHDSGLDSMKDEDYEQMVKELREIRLEPQEAPLGAEPWKQQLTEDGDSFLHLAIIHEEKSLTMEVIRQVKGDLAFLNFQNNLQQTPLHLAVITNQPEIAEALLGAGCDPELRDFRGNTPLHLACEQGCLASVGVLTQTCTTQHLHSILQATNYNGHTCLHLASIHGYLGIVEHLVSLGADVNAQEPCNGRTALHLAVDLQNPDLVSLLLKCGADVNRVTYQGYSPYQLTWGRPSARIQQQLGQLTRENLQMLPESEDEESYDTESEFTEDELPYDDCVFGGQRLTL from the exons ATGTTTCAAGCAGCCGAGCACGCCCTGGAGTGGGCCGCCGAGGGCCCCCGGGATGGGCTGAAGAAGGAGCGGCTGCTGGACGACCGCCACGACAGCGGCCTGGACTCCATGAAAGACGAGGACTACGAGCAGATGGTGAAGGAGCTGCGCGAGATCCGCCTGGAGCCGCAGGAGGCGCCGCTGGGCGCCGAGCCTTGGAAGCAGCAGCTCACCGAGGACGGAGACTC GTTCCTGCACTTGGCCATCATCCATGAAGAGAAGTCCCTGACCATGGAAGTGATCCGCCAGGTGAAGGGAGACCTGGCCTTCCTCAACTTCCAGAACAATCTGCAGCAG ACTCCACTCCACTTGGCTGTGATCACCAACCAGCCAGAAATTGCTGAGGCACTTCTGGGAGCTGGCTGTGATCCTGAGCTGCGAGACTTTCGAGGAAATACCCCTCTCCACCTTGCCTGTGAGCAGGGTTGCCTGGCCAGTGTGGGAGTCCTCACGCAGACCTGCACCACGCAGCACCTCCACTCCATCCTGCAGGCCACCAACTACAATG GCCACACGTGTCTGCACCTAGCCTCCATCCATGGCTACCTGGGCATCGTGGAGCATCTGGTGTCCCTAGGTGCTGATGTGAATGCTCAG GAACCCTGTAACGGCCGGACAGCCCTCCACCTTGCGGTGGACCTGCAGAATCCGGATCTGGTGTCGCTCTTGCTGAAGTGCGGGGCTGATGTCAATAGAGTTACTTACCAAGGCTACTCCCCATACCAGCTCACCTGGGGCCGGCCGAGCGCAAGGATACAGCAGCAGCTGGGTCAGCTGACCCGGGAAAATCTCCAGATGCTGCCAGAGAGCGAGGATGAGGAGAGCTATGACACTGAGTCTGAGTTCACAGAGGATGAG cTGCCTTATGATGACTGTGTGTTTGGAGGTCAGCGTCTGACATTATga